The following proteins are encoded in a genomic region of Populus trichocarpa isolate Nisqually-1 chromosome 13, P.trichocarpa_v4.1, whole genome shotgun sequence:
- the LOC7473313 gene encoding histidine-containing phosphotransfer protein 1 translates to MDSVVQLQRQLVDYSAQLFNEGFLDDQFNQLQQLQDESNPDFVVEVVTLFFEDSERLLDELAKALEQQSVDYRKIDAHVHQLKGSSSSIGAQRVQKVCIGFRNFCEERNIEGCQKCLQQVRHEYSLVKTKLETLFKLEQKILAAGGSIPWPM, encoded by the exons ATGGACAGTGTAGTTCAGTTGCAAAGGCAGTTAGTTGACTACAGCGCTCAACTGTTTAATGAG GGATTCTTGGATGACCAGTTTAACCAACTTCAACAGCTTCAAGATGAGAGCAACCCAGATTTTGTAGTTGAGGTTGTGACTCTTTTCTTTGAAGACTCTGAAAGGCTTCTCGATGAGCTGGCCAAAGCTTT AGAGCAGCAAAGTGTAGATTACAGGAAAATTGATGCCCATGTTCACCAGTTGAAGGGTAGCAGCTCCAG CATTGGGGCTCAAAGAGTTCAGAAAGTCTGCATTGGCTTCCGCAACTTCTGCGAGGAGCGAAACATAGAAGG GTGCCAAAAATGTCTGCAGCAAGTGAGGCATGAGTATTCCCTCGTGAAAACTAAGCTTGAAACTCTGTTCAAG CTTGAGCAAAAGATCTTGGCAGCAGGAGGGTCAATTCCTTGGCCAATGTAA
- the LOC7473886 gene encoding uncharacterized protein LOC7473886: MAKKKATHQTQDPKQENPQDQNRNLNTQNQQPPPSMENPNEKFQSLKTLNDLLVKEAKKRREQVESLVKAKEALETELALSSNEKSKLETELGKISDGKVSLEIEKGLFCVFIETQMAEMGGFVDGLVREKKEKENEIGVLKSEVKELTMSVEAERDRLSRVCLERDLLKSDVDNWMKEADGLKDRVIELEKRERESEEEIEKLKKEYALLVKEKKDREKEIEELKRLRGSAENNLMERVEEIEYLKREIEGIVRERNEIGVEKSEHKLKIIELEREAGELNEIVSNLRKEEGILRKKVMKLEETLGEALEKKNAMAREIDGLMEEKKEKERTIMRLMEENDAGQKYKIMANAEIEDKKGLVQKLLREKNEIEEVKVIKEGEIEKLHKEVGHLRDDIFSMQESIKDQEVKYKQVASEISHYKGALEQVRLERDNAQKSLDGEKRIGMNLRSKVLEMEKRVEETVKDCAKMKSEHENLAKQKKEMETQVSLLEKEKDLVQKHLTEAEGKIIDLRNKMESAGTISDRALTMLKSTVALLCESNNGKEEMTVTEKMLDSEIEPYASELEVIKTAFRNKETMVEDMKQQVEYLRDSVARAKKKNGLLSVMSSATTVVAAAVSLAYVARVR; encoded by the coding sequence atggcaaaaaagAAAGCGACCCATCAAACCCAAGACCCCAAGCAAGAGAACCCACAAGATCAAAATCGAAACTTAAACACCCAGAATCAACAACCACCACCCTCCATGGAAAACCCTAatgaaaagtttcaatctttGAAGACTCTCAATGATTTGCTTGTCAAAGAAGCGAAAAAACGCCGAGAACAAGTTGAGTCTCTGGTGAAAGCTAAGGAGGCTTTGGAGACTGAGTTGGCTCTGTCTAGTAACGAAAAGAGTAAGTTGGAGACTGAGTTGGGTAAAATCAGTGATGGGAAAGTGAGTTTGGAGATAGAAAAGgggttgttttgtgtttttattgagACACAGATGGCTGAAATGGGTGGTTTTGTAGATGGTTTggtgagagaaaagaaagagaaggaaaatgaGATTGGGGTCTTGAAGAGTGAGGTTAAGGAGCTAACGATGAGTGTTGAGGCTGAGAGAGATAGATTGAGTCGGGTTTGTCTCGAGAGGGATCTGTTGAAGAGTGATGTTGATAATTGGATGAAGGAGGCTGATGGTTTGAAAGATAGAGTGATTGAATTAGagaagagggagagggagagcgAGGAAGAGATTGAGAAACTGAAGAAAGAATATGCTTTGTTGGTTAAGGAAAAGAAggatagagagaaagaaatcgAGGAGCTTAAAAGGTTGAGAGGTTCGGCTGAGAATAATTTGATGGAGAGAGTGGAAGAAATTGAGTATTTGAAGCGAGAGATTGAGGGGATTGTGAGGGAAAGGAATGAGATTGGTGTTGAAAAAAGTGAGCATAAGTTGAAGATTATTGAGTTGGAGAGAGAAGCAGGGGAACTTAATGAGATTGTATCAAATTTGCGAAAGGAGGAGGGAATTTTGCGCAAAAAAGTTATGAAATTGGAGGAGACTTTGGGGGAGGCGCTGGAGAAAAAGAATGCAATGGCAAGGGAAATTGATGGTTTGATGgaagagaagaaggaaaaggaaagaactaTTATGCGGTTAATGGAGGAAAATGATGCTGGCCAGAAATATAAGATCATGGCTAATGCTGAAATTGAGGATAAGAAAGGATTGGTTCAGAAATTGTTGAGAGAGAAGAATGAGATTGAGGAAGTGAAAGTTATTAAGGAGGGTGAAATTGAGAAGCTGCATAAGGAGGTGGGTCATTTAAGGGATGATATTTTTTCGATGCAAGAATCCATCAAGGATCAGGAAGTTAAGTACAAACAAGTAGCTTCTGAAATTAGTCATTACAAAGGTGCTCTTGAGCAAGTAAGGCTTGAGAGGGATAATGCTCAAAAGAGTTTGGATGGGGAGAAAAGGATTGGCATGAATTTGAGGTCTAAAGTTTTGGAGATGGAGAAGAGAGTTGAAGAAACTGTGAAGGATTGTGCAAAGATGAAAAGCGAGCATGAGAATCTGGCCAAgcagaagaaggaaatggaaacCCAAGTTTCTTTGCTGGAGAAGGAAAAAGATTTGGTACAAAAGCATCTCACAGAGGCAGAGGGGAAAATAATTGACTTGAGGAACAAAATGGAGTCCGCTGGCACTATTTCAGATAGAGCACTAACCATGTTGAAGAGCACTGTTGCATTGTTGTGTGAATCGAACAATGGAAAAGAAGAGATGACTGTTACTGAAAAGATGCTTGACAGTGAAATTGAACCGTATGCAAGTGAGCTGGAAGTTATCAAGACTGCTTTTAGAAACAAGGAGACAATGGTGGAGGACATGAAGCAGCAAGTAGAATACCTGAGGGATTCTGTGGCAAGGGCAAAGAAGAAGAACGGCCTTTTGAGTGTAATGTCTTCGGCAACTACAGTTGTCGCTGCAGCAGTTTCTCTTGCATATGTTGCTAGAGTacgttga
- the LOC7473315 gene encoding gibberellin receptor GID1C, whose protein sequence is MAGSNEVNLNESKMVVPLNTWVLISNFKLAYNLLRRPDGTFNRHLAEFLDRKVPANANAVDGVFSFDVIIDRGTSLLSRIYRQADAQVSQPNIVDLEKPNNLDVVPVIIFFHGGSFAHSSANSAIYDTLCRRLVGLCKAVVVSVNYRRAPENRYPCAYDDGWTALKWVNSRAWLQSKKDSKVHIYLAGDSSGGNIVHHVASRAVESGIEVLGNMLLNPMFGGKERTESEKRLDGKYFVTLQDRDWYWRAFLPEGEDRDHPACNPFGPKGKSLEGMKFPKSLVVVAGLDLVQDWQLAYAEGLKKAGQDVKLLYLEQATIGFYLLPNNNHFHTVMNEISEFVSPNC, encoded by the exons ATGGCTGGAAGTAATGAAGTCAATCTCAATGAAAGCAAG ATGGTGGTACCCCTGAACACATGGGTCCTCATATCAAATTTCAAGCTGGCTTACAATCTTCTTCGTCGTCCTGATGGGACTTTCAACCGCCACTTGGCAGAGTTCCTTGACCGGAAAGTTCCTGCCAACGCAAATGCAGTTGATGGGGTTTTCTCATTTGATGTTATCATTGACCGTGGGACTAGTCTTCTTAGCCGGATCTATCGACAGGCTGATGCGCAAGTATCACAACCAAATATTGTTGACCTTGAGAAGCCTAACAACTTGGATGTTGTCCCTGTCATAATCTTCTTTCATGGTGGAAGCTTTGCTCACTCTTCTGCAAACAGTGCTATATATGATACACTCTGTCGCCGCCTGGTGGGCCTTTGCAAGGCTGTGGTAGTGTCTGTGAATTATAGGCGTGCACCTGAAAATCGATACCCATGTGCTTATGATGATGGATGGACTGCTCTGAAGTGGGTTAATTCAAGGGCATGGCTCCAGAGTAAGAAAGACTCTAAAGTTCATATATACTTGGCTGGGGATAGCTCTGGTGGTAACATTGTTCACCATGTTGCTTCAAGAGCAGTAGAATCAGGAATTGAAGTATTGGGCAACATGCTGCTGAACCCAATGTTTGGTGGGAAAGAGAGAACAGAATCGGAGAAGCGATTAGATGGCAAATATTTTGTAACTCTCCAGGACCGAGATTGGTACTGGAGAGCATTTCTTCCTGAAGGAGAAGATAGGGACCATCCAGCATGTAATCCATTTGGTCCAAAAGGTAAAAGCCTTGAGGGAATGAAATTCCCCAAGAGTCTTGTTGTGGTGGCTGGTTTAGATCTTGTTCAGGACTGGCAATTGGCATATGCTGAAGGTCTCAAGAAGGCTGGTCAAGATGTGAAACTTTTATATCTGGAGCAAGCAACAATAGGGTTCTACTTGTTACCCAATAACAATCACTTCCATACAGTGATGAATGAGATAAGTGAATTTGTGAGTCCTAACTGTTAA
- the LOC112323895 gene encoding histone H2AX — MPHEYFSPSEEKKHFSDFCVKMSSKGAAVASTRGGRGKPKASKAVSRSQKAGLQFPVGRIARFLKTGKYAERLGAGSPVYLSAVLEYLAAEVLELAGNAARDNKKNRIIPRHIQLAVRNDEELGKLLGSVTIANGGVLPNINQTLLPKKAGKGKGGDIGSASQEF; from the exons ATGCCACACGAATACTTCTCTCccagtgaagaaaaaaaacatttctctgATTTTTGCGTGAAAATGAGTTCAAAAGGAGCAGCAGTAGCCTCTACAAGGGGAGGGAGAGGAAAGCCAAAGGCCTCCAAGGCGGTGTCAAGGTCCCAGAAGGCAGGGCTACAGTTCCCAGTGGGAAGGATTGCAAGGTTTTTGAAAACCGGAAAGTATGCTGAACGTCTTGGTGCTGGATCTCCTGTCTACCTCTCCGCTGTCCTTGAATACCTCGCTGCCGAG GTTCTTGAGCTTGCTGGGAATGCTGCGAGAGATAACAAGAAGAACCGGATCATACCGAGGCACATCCAGCTTGCAGTGAGGAATGATGAGGAGTTGGGGAAGCTGTTGGGGTCGGTTACAATTGCAAATGGAGGTGTTCTGCCTAACATTAACCAGACTCTGCTTCCTAAGAAGGCTGGCAAAGGGAAGGGCGGTGACATTGGATCTGCTTCTCAGGAGTTTTAG
- the LOC7473316 gene encoding histone H2AX: MSSKEGGASTKGGRGKPKASKSVSRSQKAGLQFPVGRIARFLKAGKYAERVGAGAPVYLAAVLEYLAAEVLELAGNAARDNKKNRIVPRHIQLAVRNDEELSKLLGSVTIANGGVLPNIHQTLLPKKMGKGKGDIGSASQEF; encoded by the exons ATGAGTTCGAAGGAAGGAGGCGCGTCTACTAAGGGAGGAAGAGGTAAACCAAAGGCATCTAAGTCCGTGTCGAGATCACAGAAAGCAGGGTTGCAATTTCCAGTAGGGAGGATTGCTAGGTTCTTGAAGGCTGGTAAATATGCTGAACGTGTTGGTGCTGGTGCTCCTGTCTATCTCGCCGCTGTCCTCGAGTATCTCGCTGCCGAG GTGCTTGAGTTAGCTGGGAATGCAGCGAGAGATAATAAGAAGAATCGTATAGTGCCAAGGCACATTCAGCTTGCAGTAAGGAACGACGAGGAATTAAGCAAGCTATTGGGGTCAGTTACAATTGCTAATGGAGGTGTTTTGCCTAATATTCACCAGACACTTCTTCCCAAGAAGATGGGCAAAGGAAAGGGTGACATTGGATCTGCTTCTCAGGAGTTTTAG